A window from Methylocystis sp. MJC1 encodes these proteins:
- a CDS encoding SEL1-like repeat protein — protein MVERRVAASERHAARAFENLADLIKRGQRSGESVAIKRAVSAFAERADASERQTARALKNLTGMLEQHQRGRETAEEGLAYLAERLGRIESRLAEQPSSNVSVRPIRSALARLESRLDRLASPERDADVEAALSGLDRRLDDISRRLENEQAAPAAPAANAAMSGASSAALEQGLRSGQQLPRRPLVDAIAEITQRQRVLDESVAPPAPPAPAPAMELWEGEPPAKRFAALTASLETLLQQMESLRQQGGERADQQLVTMRQVEGLRREIEEMSRAVGDLAPRASVAAVEAALRDLSRRIETQRDRGVAEDLLAPAERIAGELRSVVKELDPSPILRSLDADIQAIGRRLDAMQQPDAADMAAIHQLSAQAREIKDQLAAMAARPLPLEKLETRLFDLTQRVDGLAHASAGPAQAAAALDMGELVRSIRSIVASETSTSFETFNSRLEYLAGKFDEAVLSAGAKRFDELGQRIDALGRTLGERIEGVAAQKPTDTAALEQLIANLGRKVDSVLDDRPHAPGFEELGRKLERLEKRFDPAEMAARPVADRQFAELAQRIDVVRETAAQSLDRSAPDNPQLDEIAQRLERMQSALAQRAEESYRVEAQHKDLTALVEQLATRMNQALDPRGDAEALKALERQIGALSQRLDRSDRNGAALAGVETRIAALVAQMEDTKAATTLAAEEAVRRATQDILRQANPAPGALREALERELSDIRKAQDEAGERTHETLLAVHETLERVVDRLAMFEDELTEIRAEAPTAAQFSAPAASPRRGDARAPELAVEPRSAPRAGSGDDENLMDLLVPPGAPRPPRREPGFASPSAKPERSEPVQTDFIAAARRAAQQAAMDAETAEKAQQARRASGRQASASAAEQNQAKGGLVGAIQERKRPLLLGLGALVLLIGAYQIARVGIQSADVNAHANHEMSEADPVGAETAPSAEAPSAAPVESAPAAKAGTPAEPARAPETPKAPPPPRMIAPHTENKPVDPTPVGSISSPNPLSAPDAIGVIKSLAQQGMPAAQYELAVRYADGRGVARDAKTAAEWFEKAASQGLAPALYRLGSFYEKGVGVERDYARARKYYLSAAEAGNARAMHNLAVLLAEGGDGGKPDYPAASGWFHKAAEYGVRDSQYNLAILYARGLGVTQSLTQSYLWFSAAAEQGDADAGKKRDEVAARLDSKELATAKSLAAGFHAKEPVREANDVLPPKGGWESVKDPSAAKGGTKPAQKAKLSAI, from the coding sequence GTGGTCGAGCGCCGCGTCGCGGCCAGCGAGCGCCACGCGGCGCGCGCCTTCGAAAACCTCGCCGATCTGATCAAGCGCGGCCAGCGCAGCGGCGAAAGCGTCGCGATCAAGCGTGCGGTTTCCGCTTTCGCTGAACGCGCCGACGCCAGCGAGCGTCAGACCGCGCGCGCTTTGAAGAATCTCACGGGCATGCTGGAGCAGCATCAGCGTGGGCGCGAAACCGCGGAGGAAGGGCTTGCCTATCTTGCCGAACGACTCGGACGCATCGAGTCGCGGCTTGCCGAGCAGCCCTCTTCGAATGTGAGCGTGCGGCCGATCCGCTCGGCCTTGGCGCGGCTGGAATCGCGGCTCGATCGTCTGGCGAGCCCCGAACGCGACGCGGATGTCGAAGCGGCGTTGAGCGGCCTGGATCGCCGCCTCGACGATATTTCGCGTCGCCTCGAGAACGAGCAAGCGGCGCCTGCCGCGCCGGCGGCAAACGCCGCGATGAGCGGCGCTAGTTCCGCCGCCTTGGAGCAGGGTCTGCGCTCGGGTCAGCAACTTCCCCGCCGGCCCCTCGTCGACGCCATCGCCGAGATTACACAGCGCCAGCGCGTCCTCGACGAGTCCGTCGCGCCGCCCGCGCCCCCGGCGCCGGCTCCCGCGATGGAGCTTTGGGAAGGCGAACCGCCCGCCAAGCGCTTCGCCGCGCTGACCGCCTCGCTCGAAACCCTGTTGCAGCAAATGGAAAGCCTTCGCCAGCAGGGCGGAGAGCGCGCCGACCAGCAGCTGGTGACGATGCGGCAGGTCGAGGGGCTGCGCCGCGAAATCGAGGAAATGTCGCGGGCCGTCGGCGATCTCGCGCCGCGCGCCTCCGTCGCCGCCGTCGAGGCGGCGCTGCGCGATCTTTCGCGCCGCATCGAGACGCAGCGGGATCGCGGCGTCGCAGAGGACCTTCTGGCGCCGGCCGAGCGGATCGCGGGAGAGCTGCGGTCCGTCGTGAAGGAGCTCGATCCGAGCCCGATCCTGCGCAGCCTCGACGCGGACATTCAGGCGATTGGCCGTCGGCTCGACGCCATGCAGCAGCCCGACGCCGCCGACATGGCGGCGATCCATCAGCTTTCGGCGCAAGCGCGTGAGATCAAGGACCAGCTTGCCGCCATGGCGGCGCGGCCGCTGCCGCTCGAAAAGCTCGAAACCCGGCTTTTCGATCTGACACAGCGCGTCGACGGGCTGGCGCATGCGAGCGCTGGTCCGGCGCAAGCCGCCGCCGCCCTGGACATGGGCGAATTGGTGCGGTCGATCCGCTCGATCGTCGCTTCGGAAACCAGCACGAGCTTCGAGACCTTCAACAGCCGTCTCGAATATCTCGCGGGCAAATTCGACGAAGCCGTTCTCAGCGCGGGCGCCAAGCGCTTCGACGAGCTGGGGCAGCGCATCGATGCGCTCGGCCGTACGCTTGGCGAACGGATTGAAGGCGTCGCCGCTCAAAAGCCCACCGACACAGCGGCGCTCGAGCAGTTGATCGCCAATCTGGGCCGTAAGGTCGACTCCGTCCTCGACGACCGGCCGCATGCGCCCGGTTTCGAGGAGCTTGGCCGCAAGCTCGAGCGCCTGGAAAAGCGTTTCGATCCGGCGGAGATGGCGGCGCGTCCCGTCGCCGATCGGCAATTCGCCGAACTGGCGCAACGCATCGACGTCGTGCGCGAAACCGCGGCGCAGAGTCTCGACCGCAGCGCGCCCGACAATCCTCAGCTGGACGAGATCGCCCAACGTCTCGAGCGCATGCAGAGCGCGCTCGCGCAGCGCGCCGAGGAGTCCTATCGCGTCGAGGCGCAGCACAAGGACCTCACGGCGCTGGTCGAGCAGCTCGCCACGCGCATGAATCAGGCGCTCGATCCGCGCGGCGACGCAGAGGCGTTGAAGGCCCTCGAACGCCAGATCGGCGCCCTGTCGCAGCGCCTCGACCGCAGCGATCGCAACGGCGCGGCGCTAGCGGGCGTCGAAACGCGGATCGCCGCACTCGTCGCGCAGATGGAGGACACGAAGGCGGCGACGACGCTCGCGGCCGAAGAAGCGGTGCGCCGCGCCACGCAGGATATTCTGCGTCAGGCGAACCCCGCGCCGGGCGCGCTTCGGGAAGCGCTGGAGCGAGAGCTTTCAGACATCCGCAAGGCGCAGGATGAAGCCGGCGAGCGCACGCATGAGACCTTGCTCGCCGTGCACGAAACGCTGGAGCGCGTCGTCGATCGTCTGGCGATGTTCGAGGACGAGCTGACCGAAATTCGCGCCGAAGCGCCGACCGCCGCGCAATTCTCCGCCCCCGCCGCATCCCCGCGTCGCGGCGATGCGCGCGCGCCGGAGCTTGCTGTCGAGCCGCGCTCGGCTCCCCGTGCGGGCTCGGGCGACGACGAAAATCTGATGGATTTGCTGGTGCCGCCAGGCGCCCCGCGCCCGCCGCGCCGTGAGCCCGGATTTGCGTCGCCCAGCGCCAAGCCGGAGAGGTCCGAGCCGGTTCAGACCGACTTTATCGCGGCCGCGCGCCGGGCGGCGCAGCAGGCGGCTATGGACGCCGAGACGGCCGAAAAGGCCCAGCAGGCGCGGCGCGCGTCTGGCCGGCAGGCAAGCGCGTCGGCTGCGGAGCAGAACCAGGCCAAGGGGGGCTTGGTCGGGGCCATTCAGGAACGTAAGCGTCCGCTACTCCTCGGCCTCGGCGCGCTGGTGCTGCTCATCGGCGCCTATCAGATCGCGCGCGTCGGCATTCAAAGCGCAGACGTCAACGCTCATGCCAATCACGAGATGAGCGAAGCGGATCCGGTCGGCGCGGAAACAGCGCCGAGCGCCGAGGCCCCGTCCGCCGCGCCGGTCGAGTCGGCTCCGGCGGCTAAAGCTGGAACGCCCGCCGAGCCCGCCCGCGCGCCCGAGACGCCGAAAGCGCCGCCGCCGCCGCGCATGATTGCGCCGCATACCGAAAACAAGCCTGTCGACCCGACCCCGGTCGGATCGATCTCCAGTCCGAATCCGCTGTCGGCGCCCGACGCCATCGGCGTCATCAAATCCTTGGCGCAGCAAGGCATGCCGGCGGCGCAATATGAGCTGGCGGTTCGCTATGCCGACGGACGCGGCGTCGCGCGCGACGCAAAAACCGCTGCGGAGTGGTTCGAGAAGGCGGCGAGCCAAGGCCTGGCGCCGGCGCTATACCGGCTCGGCTCCTTCTATGAGAAGGGGGTAGGCGTCGAGCGCGACTATGCGCGCGCCCGCAAATACTACCTTTCCGCCGCCGAGGCCGGCAACGCTCGCGCCATGCACAATCTCGCGGTGCTGCTTGCCGAGGGTGGGGACGGCGGCAAGCCGGATTACCCCGCGGCCTCGGGATGGTTCCACAAGGCGGCGGAATATGGCGTGCGCGACAGCCAGTATAATCTGGCGATCCTTTACGCTCGGGGGCTCGGCGTCACGCAGAGCCTTACCCAGTCCTATTTGTGGTTCTCCGCAGCAGCGGAGCAGGGCGACGCCGACGCCGGCAAGAAACGCGACGAGGTTGCCGCGCGGCTCGACTCGAAGGAGCTTGCGACCGCCAAATCCCTGGCGGCGGGTTTCCACGCCAAAGAGCCCGTTCGCGAGGCCAATGACGTTCTGCCGCCCAAGGGCGGCTGGGAGAGCGTCAAGGATCCGAGCGCCGCGAAGGGCGGGACGAAGCCAGCACAAAAGGCTAAACTGTCCGCGATTTGA
- a CDS encoding cation-translocating P-type ATPase, with the protein MTAEPLAPLRHDELTLLHAVVPGRLRVRVPGLKGGQQLKRALEGALRSGRAVKEASASTATGTLLVIFDPKLTNARITDIIEDALARYRAGRLEPKGGQPRPAPWHLLGVDEALKRLRSSTKGLSIKAFESRLRRYGENALPTIPGRARMEILLEQFKSLPVALLIGAAALSLFTGGGADAVVVLSVVALNAGIGFVTESRAERAVRALSQPFDSGVPVIREGKSQTISIESAVPGDVLELRPGVIIAADARVLAADGLMVNEATLTGESAPVQKLPQPLCVDVALADRTNIVYRGSAVTGGSGLAAVVATGAATEIGRLQSFLSLANAPETPLQKQLGRLGRQLTLIASGACVAVFFVGLLRGYGFFATLKNAVALAVAAVPEGLPTLATTTLALGVREMRRHHVLIRRLDAVETLASVEVVCLDKTGTLTFNRMSVAEISCGGRVYHSADDRICDDSKAPIRLDAVPWLEKLAQIVALCNEAPTPGEEHMSNGPPSATEAALLGFSEDAGIDVAQLRRAYPLERVSYRTERQLFMTTLHKTSRGTTIAAVKGSPEEVLALCNRILMSREAIEMTNALRADVETENARLAGAGQRVLGAAYQEFAGDAPPAGALIFLGLIGLADPLRPGVAELLATLRRAGVSPVMITGDQRKTAEAVARALDLGNGELRIVDSDAIADLKAAPDHQRQPPHVFARVTPGQKLEIVEALQRSGRVVAMTGDGVNDSPALKAANIGVAMGLSGSEAARDVAHIVLQDDRLQSLIPAIEQGRATHANIRRAIRYLLATNMSEILLMLIAPAAGLGQPLTPAQLLWINLVTDVAPALALGLEPPHSDVLRAPPMTAHENIIDARSAPALGRDAGLITASSFGSYLYGVWRYGASPRARTICFTNIVAAQLLHALACRSREHGAFSRELPPNRLLMGVVAGSLVTQAAISALPPIRRLLGVAPMSIMDGAVALAAALAPFLVTELQKATAARKPHKQKARPTGHAPA; encoded by the coding sequence TTGACGGCCGAACCGCTTGCGCCCCTGCGCCACGACGAACTGACCCTCCTCCATGCCGTTGTGCCGGGGCGCCTCCGAGTGCGCGTGCCGGGCCTAAAGGGAGGCCAGCAGCTGAAGCGCGCATTGGAAGGCGCGCTCAGAAGCGGGCGCGCGGTCAAGGAGGCAAGCGCCAGCACCGCAACGGGAACGCTGCTCGTCATCTTCGACCCCAAGCTTACGAATGCGCGGATCACCGACATCATCGAAGACGCGCTCGCCCGCTACCGCGCGGGTCGGCTCGAGCCCAAGGGCGGACAGCCGCGTCCGGCCCCGTGGCATTTGCTAGGGGTCGACGAAGCGCTGAAGCGACTGCGCAGCTCTACGAAAGGGCTGTCGATCAAAGCCTTCGAGAGCCGGCTGCGGCGTTACGGGGAAAACGCGCTCCCGACCATCCCCGGCCGCGCCCGGATGGAAATCCTGCTCGAGCAATTCAAGAGCCTCCCCGTCGCGCTGCTCATTGGCGCCGCCGCTTTGTCTCTTTTTACCGGCGGCGGCGCCGACGCCGTGGTCGTGCTGTCGGTTGTGGCGCTCAACGCCGGGATCGGCTTTGTCACGGAAAGTCGCGCCGAGCGCGCCGTGCGTGCGCTTTCGCAGCCTTTCGACAGCGGCGTTCCGGTTATCCGAGAGGGAAAAAGTCAGACAATATCCATCGAAAGCGCCGTACCGGGCGATGTGCTGGAGCTGCGCCCCGGCGTTATCATCGCAGCCGATGCGCGGGTGCTCGCCGCGGACGGTTTGATGGTCAACGAAGCCACGCTGACCGGCGAAAGCGCGCCTGTGCAGAAATTGCCGCAGCCTCTTTGTGTGGATGTCGCGCTCGCGGATCGCACGAACATCGTCTATCGCGGGTCGGCGGTCACGGGCGGCAGCGGGCTGGCGGCGGTCGTCGCCACGGGCGCGGCCACCGAGATCGGGCGGCTGCAAAGCTTCCTTTCCCTCGCCAATGCGCCGGAAACCCCTTTGCAGAAGCAGTTGGGCCGTCTTGGGCGGCAGCTCACCTTGATCGCCAGCGGCGCCTGCGTCGCCGTCTTTTTCGTCGGATTATTGCGAGGCTATGGCTTTTTCGCCACGTTGAAAAACGCTGTCGCTCTGGCTGTCGCCGCCGTCCCCGAAGGCCTGCCGACTCTCGCAACGACGACGCTCGCGCTCGGCGTCAGGGAAATGCGCCGCCACCATGTGCTGATCCGCCGTCTCGACGCGGTCGAGACGCTTGCATCGGTCGAGGTCGTGTGTCTCGACAAGACGGGAACGTTAACGTTCAACCGAATGTCCGTCGCCGAGATCAGCTGCGGTGGTCGCGTCTATCATAGCGCGGACGATCGCATATGCGACGACTCCAAGGCGCCCATCCGCCTCGACGCCGTTCCCTGGTTGGAAAAATTGGCGCAGATCGTCGCCTTGTGCAACGAGGCGCCGACGCCCGGCGAAGAACACATGAGCAATGGACCGCCTTCCGCGACGGAGGCGGCGCTGCTCGGATTCTCGGAAGACGCGGGCATCGACGTTGCGCAGCTGCGCCGCGCTTATCCGCTCGAGCGCGTTTCCTATCGAACCGAGCGTCAGCTCTTCATGACGACCCTTCACAAAACATCGCGCGGGACGACGATTGCCGCGGTCAAGGGAAGTCCCGAAGAAGTCCTCGCTCTTTGCAACCGCATCCTGATGAGTCGCGAGGCGATCGAGATGACCAATGCGCTGCGCGCCGATGTCGAGACGGAAAACGCCCGGCTCGCTGGCGCGGGCCAGCGCGTGCTGGGCGCCGCCTATCAGGAATTCGCAGGCGACGCGCCGCCAGCCGGCGCACTGATATTCCTGGGGCTGATCGGCCTCGCTGACCCGCTGCGTCCCGGCGTCGCCGAGCTTCTCGCTACCTTGCGCCGCGCCGGCGTCAGCCCCGTCATGATCACGGGCGATCAGCGGAAAACCGCCGAGGCGGTTGCGCGCGCCCTCGATCTCGGCAATGGCGAGCTGCGCATCGTCGACTCCGACGCGATTGCGGATTTGAAAGCGGCGCCCGACCACCAGCGCCAGCCTCCCCATGTTTTCGCGCGCGTCACGCCGGGCCAAAAGCTCGAAATCGTCGAGGCTTTGCAGCGCTCGGGACGAGTCGTCGCAATGACGGGCGACGGGGTCAATGACAGCCCCGCGCTGAAAGCCGCGAATATCGGCGTCGCCATGGGATTGAGCGGCAGCGAGGCGGCGCGCGACGTGGCGCACATCGTCTTGCAGGACGACAGGCTTCAGTCGCTGATCCCCGCGATCGAACAGGGGCGCGCAACGCACGCCAATATCCGACGCGCCATCCGTTATCTTCTGGCAACTAATATGAGCGAGATCCTGCTGATGCTGATCGCGCCGGCTGCGGGCCTCGGACAGCCGCTGACGCCGGCCCAGCTCTTGTGGATCAACCTCGTGACTGACGTCGCGCCGGCCCTCGCGCTAGGCCTCGAGCCGCCGCATAGCGACGTCCTTCGCGCGCCGCCCATGACGGCGCATGAGAATATCATCGACGCACGCTCGGCGCCCGCCCTTGGCCGCGACGCCGGATTGATCACGGCGTCCTCCTTCGGCTCCTATCTCTACGGCGTCTGGAGATATGGCGCGTCGCCGCGCGCGCGCACGATCTGCTTCACCAACATCGTCGCCGCCCAGCTGCTGCACGCTTTGGCCTGCCGGTCGCGGGAGCATGGCGCCTTCAGTAGAGAGCTCCCCCCCAACCGGCTGCTCATGGGCGTCGTCGCCGGCTCCCTCGTCACCCAGGCGGCAATCTCGGCGTTGCCGCCGATACGGCGGCTCCTCGGCGTTGCGCCGATGAGCATCATGGATGGCGCCGTCGCCCTAGCCGCCGCGCTGGCGCCCTTCCTCGTCACAGAGCTGCAAAAGGCGACGGCAGCGCGAAAGCCCCATAAGCAAAAGGCTCGCCCCACAGGCCATGCGCCGGCGTGA
- a CDS encoding DUF5132 domain-containing protein translates to MAHIGRSLMLALAAGAAGAATATLLRREDGKTNSLAKGAVRAGFRLFERARGVVGEITETMSDVVAEVQNELEEERSVAANGDGAEEHVVPFGAKSSHEPERKVHG, encoded by the coding sequence ATGGCGCACATCGGTCGCAGTCTCATGCTCGCATTGGCTGCCGGGGCGGCCGGCGCCGCCACCGCCACCCTGTTGCGTCGTGAGGACGGAAAGACGAATTCCCTCGCCAAAGGCGCGGTGCGCGCGGGGTTCCGCTTGTTCGAGCGGGCGCGGGGCGTCGTCGGCGAGATCACCGAGACGATGAGCGACGTCGTTGCCGAAGTTCAGAACGAGCTCGAAGAAGAGCGGAGCGTCGCAGCCAATGGCGACGGGGCCGAGGAGCATGTCGTGCCATTCGGCGCGAAGTCCTCTCACGAGCCTGAGAGGAAGGTCCATGGCTGA
- a CDS encoding lytic murein transglycosylase: MKANHLLLASAALLLLAGPARAEWSSCLSGLRHAAAGAGVSQQTIASATNGLEPNDAVSFMDKQPEFTTPVWDYVAGLVDEERVEEGRAMLHKNGHALQSAEAHYGVDPATVVAVWGVESDFGKSFGKRPVVQSLATLACEAPRRNDYWRKEFVAALKILDSGDIRADEFIGSWAGAFGHTQFMPSTFLGTAVDLDGDGRRNIASSAADSLGSTANYLRKSGWRSGERWGFEVRLPDGYSGPSGRSHKQPMSFWESRGITRLDGSGLGGGTAGLLLPAGRNGPAFLVTKNFDAVYAYNAAESYALAICVLSDRLRGRPGIQTPWPTDDPGLSRAERRELQSLLIRAGYEVGDPDGVIGTKTKEAIADYQGRVGLARNGRASLKVLQALRGR; encoded by the coding sequence ATGAAGGCGAATCACCTCCTCCTGGCCTCGGCCGCGCTTCTCCTCCTTGCGGGTCCCGCCCGCGCGGAATGGTCTTCCTGTCTCTCGGGCCTGCGTCACGCGGCGGCGGGCGCAGGCGTCAGCCAGCAGACGATCGCATCGGCGACGAACGGCCTGGAGCCCAATGACGCCGTGAGCTTCATGGACAAGCAGCCGGAGTTCACGACCCCGGTCTGGGATTATGTCGCCGGCCTCGTCGACGAGGAGCGCGTCGAGGAAGGACGCGCGATGCTGCATAAAAACGGCCATGCGCTGCAGTCGGCGGAGGCGCATTACGGCGTCGACCCGGCGACCGTCGTCGCGGTGTGGGGCGTCGAGAGCGATTTCGGCAAGAGCTTCGGCAAGCGCCCGGTCGTGCAGTCGCTGGCGACGCTCGCCTGCGAGGCCCCGCGCCGCAACGATTATTGGCGCAAGGAATTCGTGGCCGCGCTCAAGATTTTGGACAGCGGCGACATTCGCGCCGACGAGTTCATCGGCTCCTGGGCCGGCGCCTTCGGCCACACGCAATTCATGCCGTCGACCTTCCTGGGCACGGCTGTCGATCTTGATGGCGACGGGCGTCGCAATATTGCGAGCTCGGCCGCCGACTCTCTGGGCTCCACCGCCAATTATCTCAGAAAGAGCGGCTGGCGCTCAGGCGAGCGCTGGGGCTTCGAAGTGCGTCTGCCCGATGGCTATTCCGGCCCCTCCGGCCGTAGCCATAAGCAGCCGATGTCCTTCTGGGAGTCGCGCGGAATCACTCGCCTCGACGGGAGCGGGCTGGGCGGCGGAACCGCGGGCCTGCTGCTGCCGGCGGGCCGCAACGGTCCGGCCTTTCTCGTGACCAAGAATTTCGACGCGGTCTATGCCTATAACGCGGCTGAATCCTACGCGCTCGCCATCTGCGTGCTCTCCGACCGGCTGCGCGGGCGTCCAGGCATTCAGACGCCCTGGCCCACGGATGATCCGGGCCTGTCGCGGGCGGAGCGGCGGGAGCTGCAGTCGCTTCTCATCCGCGCGGGCTATGAGGTCGGCGACCCCGACGGCGTGATCGGGACCAAGACGAAGGAAGCGATCGCCGACTATCAGGGCCGCGTCGGCCTGGCCCGCAACGGCAGGGCGAGTTTGAAGGTCCTGCAGGCGCTGCGCGGGCGCTGA
- a CDS encoding AI-2E family transporter → MADETNIFNPAQGRFNAIFIELSIRLFVIGFLIYWTFVIIQPFGAMIVWSVVVAVALFPLFDKLSSWLGDRSTIAAALITAAALFLVIGPVTWMGVGVIDPVKGVIAGLNNGDIAVPPPPESIKSWPIIGAQIHAFWELASTNLKSALAQILPELKPVGEYLLDMARNAGVGTLKFLLSVILSGFLLAYANQLMIGIRALARRIDPANGEKYLSLAGATINAVSRGVMGLSIMQAVIGGLGMYLANVPGANLLSIAILVLGIIQIGPLLIVAPVVFWAWTNLSTPGAIGLTICMLSVNYMDNVLKPFIFAHGLSTPIPIIFIGVIGGVLAHGVAGLFVGPVVLAVVWEVGSAWVAEEIASTTPEKAAAKEEAPQLLSSSRKGAEAI, encoded by the coding sequence GTGGCTGACGAGACGAACATCTTCAATCCCGCCCAAGGGCGTTTCAACGCAATTTTCATCGAATTGTCGATCCGGCTCTTCGTGATCGGCTTCCTGATCTATTGGACCTTCGTCATCATCCAGCCCTTCGGGGCGATGATCGTCTGGAGCGTCGTTGTCGCCGTTGCGCTCTTTCCCCTCTTCGACAAACTCTCGTCCTGGCTCGGCGACCGGAGCACGATCGCCGCCGCGCTGATCACCGCCGCAGCGTTGTTCCTGGTCATCGGCCCCGTGACATGGATGGGCGTCGGCGTCATCGACCCGGTCAAAGGCGTGATCGCCGGCTTGAATAATGGCGACATTGCCGTCCCGCCGCCGCCGGAATCGATCAAGAGCTGGCCGATCATCGGCGCGCAAATCCACGCATTTTGGGAACTCGCCTCGACCAATCTCAAAAGCGCGCTCGCGCAGATCCTGCCGGAGCTCAAGCCTGTCGGCGAATATCTGTTGGACATGGCCCGCAATGCCGGCGTCGGCACGCTGAAATTCCTTTTGTCGGTGATTCTCTCGGGCTTTTTGCTCGCCTATGCGAACCAGCTCATGATCGGCATCCGGGCCTTGGCGCGGCGCATCGATCCGGCGAACGGCGAAAAATATCTCAGCCTCGCGGGCGCCACGATCAACGCCGTCTCGCGCGGCGTGATGGGCCTCTCGATCATGCAGGCGGTGATCGGTGGCCTGGGCATGTATCTTGCCAATGTCCCGGGCGCCAATCTGCTGTCCATCGCCATTCTGGTGCTCGGCATTATTCAGATCGGGCCGCTGCTGATCGTCGCGCCAGTAGTTTTCTGGGCCTGGACGAATCTTTCAACGCCCGGCGCGATTGGCCTGACGATTTGCATGCTCAGCGTCAATTACATGGACAATGTGCTGAAGCCCTTCATCTTCGCACACGGGCTCTCGACGCCGATCCCGATCATTTTCATCGGCGTGATTGGCGGCGTGCTCGCCCACGGCGTCGCCGGCCTTTTCGTCGGGCCGGTCGTGCTCGCCGTCGTCTGGGAGGTTGGGAGCGCCTGGGTCGCGGAAGAAATCGCCTCGACGACGCCGGAAAAGGCCGCCGCCAAGGAGGAGGCGCCCCAGCTTTTGTCTTCGTCTCGTAAAGGGGCGGAAGCCATTTAA